DNA from Mucilaginibacter mallensis:
GGGAATCCCTTGAGTCATACGCCGGGCACAGGTATCGGCAGCTTCGCGGGGGGGAACGGACAAGTCATTAATGATGTTAACGCTGGTAAAACTCAGGTAGACGCGATTGATAATAATTTCAAGATGCCAAAAGTGCTGAGGGGCAGTTTGGCGCTCGATTATAAAGATCCGAACGGGTTTAAGTACACGGTAGAAGGTATCTACACCAAAACCATCCATGACATTGTTTTTAAGCAGATAAACTTAACGGATAACCCAACTTATTATGCTTATGATACCGCGGCTACGCAAAGAAAGCAGCCGATCTTTCCCGGTCAAAATCCAAGAAATCCTCAATTTGCGAACGTATACGAAATGTCCAACACCTCGCAGGGATACCGTTACAGCATCACCGGGCAGATAGCCAAAAACTTTGATAATGGCTTTGTGTTTTCAGCAGCTTACACTTATGGAGAATCAAAAGATGTATCAAACGGGATCAGGAACTCTTTTGAATCCAATTGGCAGCTCAACCAGGCGCTGAACCCTAACAACCCGCAACTGGCCAATTCCAATTTTGATATCCGTAACCGGATCGTTGCAAGTGCGAATTATCGTAAAGCCTGGAATAAAGTATGGGTAAGTAATTTTACTTTATTTGTGACAGCTCAATCCGGCAGCCCTTTTACTTATGGTTTTGTGAATTATAACCCGCAAAATACACCGCAACAGGTAGGCTTGGCTTACATTCCGGCAAAAGGAGAGACCATTAATTTCTTCGCAGCAACGTCAACGCAAACCGCACAGCAGCAGGCTGATGCATTTGATAAATTTATCGATGGTAATTCCTATTTAAGTTCCAGAAGGGGAGGTTTTACCGAGCGAAATGCTGCCAGAACGCCATGGAATAATGATGCCGACTTTCATTTTGCGCAGGATATCAACTTGAATAAGGAAAAAGAGCCATCTAAATGGCACACGCTTACCTTTAGTATCGATATCACTAATCTGACCAACCTGATCGACAAGAACTGGGGTAAAGTTTATTTCTCACCAAATACTTATAATTCTACTGCCAGCGTGGGTCTTGTGCCTTACATTCCGGCGAGGTCATCACAGGGTTACCCGCTGTATCAGTTCATTAATCCGGGCTTGCCCTATTCCGTTGACCCGCTGGCTTCCAGGTGGCAGATGCAGATCGGTGCCAGGTATACCTTTTAAATCCATGTACCTTCAATGTTACAAATATGTAGCAGAGTGTTCTTGACCAAATCGAAAAATAGCCTTGAATTAACTATTGTATATCGAAAACAACGATTTTGCCTCATAGCTAGAAGGTTATCTTGAGAGACTCATAATCTTCTACTCTAAATTCAAGTTATTCGCTTCTATGAATTTCTACAAATGAACATTCAATAGTTTTGTGGTTCGAGTTTGCACCATAAACGTCCTCAAATTCGAGCTATTTTTTGTAAATCAGCTATAAACTGGTTCGAAATTAGACCAATGATCACCCTTCATGGGACGAAATCATTTTTTGATGATTTTTGTCCCATTTTTTTTGCCCGTAACTCTTTGTTTTTCAGATAAATCAATTGTGCTCTTGGTTCATCTCAAGAGTTCGATGTATTATCCCATCGTAGGTTATTTTTTCTGGAAACAGCATCCCTTCTAGGTATCTTTTATCATTTACGTCAGATTTTTCATATAATTTGTTAATATGAATTAATATTTCAACTGCTTGTTTTACAATGAGTTTGACTGGAAAAGCTATTGAGTTTTGTAAAATTAATTAATTCAACCGCAGTTCTAATCTTTTAATTTTTTCAGTCCATTCTGTTTTTATTTTTCGAAAGTCATCTGCCTCGATATCATTATTTATCATTAATTGGCAAACGTAGTTGGATATTCCGGGCGGCTTGACCATGTGATTCCGTGCTTTAAGTTCAGGTATTTGTGTAAGATAAATCACTAAATTGATTTTGCGCGCAAGGGTATTAGTATGATCAAAGTGTTTTGGAATTATATTTTTGATATTCCGGAATGAGGAGATCAATGACTCCGGAAGCTCCATTTCTACTATTGTTTTTTTAATTTATAAGTATAAACGTTTTGGCTAGCATCTGTTTTTGATAAAAATATACTGTCTCCTTTTATAACGTATGTATAGGAGCCATTCAGCACAGCAGTAGTGACTACGCTAGTATTATCAGGAAATATTTCCGTATTCGTAAAGGTTGCCGTCTCGCCATTAATTAGGTAGTTTCCTTTGCCTGTTGTCAGTGTCGAGGAACTTGTTAAAGAATTGAATTGTCCCGATTGCAGGGAAACTACAACGCTATCTCTTAAAGTCCAGCCGCTTTGGTTACTCGCAAGAAATTTACCCGAGTAATCTCCATCAAAAATTGCTTTTCCATTGTTGTCTTTTTTGCATCCGCTAACACTAAGCAATAGCAGTAAAATAAAAAATAATCCTTTTGGTTTCATAATTGTGTTTTTTATTATTTCGAATTAGGTACAAACATTGTTACATGAACGAAACGGTTAAATAAAACTATATTTCTGTTGATCAGACCCCAATTTAAAACGAACGATGACCCTATCCGGATTGCTTGTCTTTATATAGTTAACCGTTCTTTGATTAAACTTAAGATGCGGAAAATAATCCCGACAGGGAATTTTCTGCTTTAATGGTAGTTAAAATGCCTTCGATCTTTTTGTACCCGGCTGAAAATAAGATGCCGGCCATACTGATCCTTTTAACACCGAGATCTGCCAGGCTCCCGATCGACAGCTGCTTTGAAGCGCCTACCAGATTAACCGGCAGAGAGGTCGCCAAAACGATCTGCCTGATCAGGTCAGTATCCTGTATCCCAGTGACAAATAAACCATCTGCACCGGCGTCCTTGTACAGCTCCGCTCTGCGGATAGTGGTCTCCAGCGGACTGTCCAGATTTTGCAGAAAGCCATCGGTTCGGGCATTGATAAATAGCTTCTGACCAGTTTTTAATAAATAGTTTTTGATGGAAGAGAGCTTCCTCAAGTATAATTCTTCACCCTGGTTGTCTTCCATATTGATGCCGACAGCGCCAATATCAATGAGCTGTTGGACATGCTCATTCAAAAGGGTAAGATCATCTGTATAGCCCCTTTCAAAGTCTACTGATAGAGGGAGGCCGGTCGCTGCTTTGATACGCGAAATGATATAAAGCATTTCAGCAAAAGGCATTTGCTCACCATCCGGGTAGCCCATTGAGGCGGCTATGGCACCGCTCGAAGTGGCTACGACTTCAAACCCTGATTTTTCTATGATCTGTGCGCTTTTGGCATTCCAGGCATTAGCAATTATCAGCGGCTTTTTCTGCTGATGTAACTGATAAAATGTTTCGTAATTATTCATAACTTCCTGAGTCTTTTGAACTTCACCCTAAAAGAATTACTTCGCCTTTACCTGTTGTAATCAAGCTAAATAAACCCTGCCGGACAAGCTGGGTCCATGCGCCTGAACAGGCGTCGAAACACTCAATTTCGGGAACTAAGCCGATGTGCGAAAAACGGAGTTCAGTTTTGCCGTCCTTCTTTGTAATTTCAAAACTGATCTTTGTCCCGGTCCATTCATTAATATCTTCGGTGTAATTGATAATGCTGTCAGTAACCAGCCATACCACTTTCTGATCAGGGATCATTTCAACTACTCGCTGCTTTGAAAAATGAATTTCTTTATAACGATAAGTGAACTCGTCGTTCAGCTTGGCTGGACTGCCTTCAATCTCGCCCGACCACCAGTTTTGCGGTTGATTTACTGCATTAAAAACTTCTTTAGGGCTTTGGTCTACCAGTAGGGTAGTTGTAAAATTGTGTGTTTTCATTTTAATTTCCAGGTTGATATTTATTAATTAATTTTCCACTTTGCTGCCAGTTCGGCATTAAATCCATCTTTGTCTTTAGGGTTAGGTTGTCCCTTGCCAGTAATAATTAAACTGTAAAGGCTGTGCTTGATATAATTTCCCCAGGCATCATAGCAAACTTTATAGCATTCGTATTCCGGCACCAGGCCTTCATGGGTGAACTTTACTTTGGTTTTACCCCCTTCGGAAGAGATATCGAAGATCAGTTTAGTGCCGATCCATTCGCTCTTGTCTTTGGTGAAGCTGAAATGATTATCTAAAACTTTGTAAACCAATTTTTTATCCGGAATTATTTCTATTAGCTTCAGTTTGCATAAATGAATGTCTTTATAGTGGTAGACGAAAACTCCGCCCAATTGGTCCGTTTTTCCTTCGATCTCTTCAGACCACCAGCCACGAAAATTTTTAATGGCATCAAATGCTGTTTTCGAATCTTGATCGACCAGAATGGTGGCCGTATAATTTTGCTTTTCCATAGGATGTTGTTTTAAATTTTTTGTCTGAGGGTTAGCCGTCTGACAGTTGGCAGCATCTGCGAATAGCATGGCCGCCAATACAATTGTTGTGGATTTCATTTTCTTCATTTGATGCCTTTAATTGAGTAGCTCAATGCGTAACTTTTAAGTTACTCAAATATATAGGTAACTTTTAAGTTACGCAAATTTTATTTAAAAAATTCTGCATCCATTTAAATATAGATGCAGAATCATTTCTAAATACCTGTAATCGAGCGGTGTTTTCTGCCTGTCAGGGTATGATCTTTTTTATTTTGGGCTCATGGAGCAGGTCGTAAAACATTTGTTCGGTGTCTATATACTCATGAAAACCCAGTCGCCTGGCTTTACTGCCGTTACCGAAAAAGTCATAATCCCATGGAAAGACGCCGTCACCAAATACCCAGGCGAAAACTTCGCTATAACTGTACGCCGGCCAGATCGTTGCTTTATTTTAATATTCACCCCATCCATCATACTCCCGCTATTCAATCTCACCAGTGTGTTGTCTGTATATAAAGATTTAAGGCATCAGCACGAACGAAAGGGTTCGGCCAATAGAAGCCGGCAAAGCGGTAAGATGATCCTCATCTGCAAAAGCATGAAAACGGGCAACGTACCCCGACGTTCCTTTGATCTCCTGTAACCTCTCACCCACATCGCGGGCATTGCCAACCATGCGGTACTCAAGCATCTTCTTCTTAACAAAGATCCTGGCAATCATATTCCTAATGGGAGAAGGCACGTGCGGCATTTTTTTCATCAGTATACTGGTCATCTGTGGTGGTAGTGTAGCAGGTACATCCTGCTCCTTGTCGCCAACAAGCACCAGCACCCTTGGAGCAGCCTCTCCAGCCTCGATTTTGTATGCGAAATCGGGAATATCATTCAGTACCGAGCATTTATTCCACCAAATTGAAGGACTGGAAGCAACGAAGTTGCGGAACGAACCGGGGTGGTTAAACAGGATACCAAGCGTGAACATACCGGCAATGGAATGACCATAGAGGGTTTGGTTGTTAGCATCAACAGGGTAGCAACCGGCAATCAATGGACGTAACTCTTCAACGAGGAAGCGGTAGAAACTTTCGGAACCACCGTAGTCATCAGGGTTGACAGGGGGCAGGTCGGGCCTTTGCTGGATATTGGAGAGGGGGGTAGGCGGTGTTTGATCTCGGTAGCGCAGGCTGAATAGACTTACAGGATCGTCGGTAGGGTAACCCACACCTACCACAAGGGCAGCCACCCCTGTAAGCGCAAAGGTTGCGCTCATGGTTGCCATGATCGGAAAGGTCATATTCCCGTCGGTTGCCACTACCACCGGGTAACCCGAGGCCGGAGGAGGAGTATCAGGTTTAAATACAAAAATGCGATAGGTTCTGCCACTGATCTCCGAGGGTACATCGAATTGACTCGAACCATAAACATGGACCGGATCCTGGCCCGGAAAGGACTGGTAAGGGGAATTATTTTCAGTCATGATCTTAGCTATTAATTTGTTTGGTTTCAATCCAAAATTATGGATGTATTAAAATAATACCCCTGCAAAATCGGCCGGTCCGTTAAAAAAATCGGTAACAGAGGCAATTTGGCAGGGGATAGATAACCAATTGCTTTGTGCTGTCCATTTAACGTTTTCTCAAGAATTTTAATTATGAATTTATCCTTGATATTAAAATTCTGCATCTAACTGCCTTTTAGATACGAAATGCGAGGTATCTATGTGCTATTTTATCCGATGTGACGTATTGGTTAAATTCCATTCCCAGGTGACGCCATTATCAGGCGAAAATGCCTGGCTCCATACAGGGTTATCTTTATCTGTTTTATCCCATACAAATACCACCAATATCGGTTTGCCATTAAAAATATCCTTACAAAAAAACTTGCCGATATTGCCTTCAAATGAGCCGATAACAGGCGGATCCATGGTACCTGAGTTGCTATCTACCCAATAAAGGCTCCACAATCTTGTTTGAGGGTTGAATAAACGCAACGTCAAACCCTCATAAGACATCCCTCCAGCCTGGTTAAACGCCGTCCTGAAGATATCCATATTGCCTAACCCATTTAATATCGTTCCAAAATTTTCATCTGTCGATTCATACTCAACCCACTCAGTGCAATTATTCAGCCTTGTCTTCAATCTTTTATTATGCATGGCCCATTTACCGGCTAAAAAATCAAAGTCCTTTGGTGAAGAAGTACTGGATGGAGTGATTTCAAGTTGGCCGGATGAAGTGATCTTCGCATTCACCATTACCGGGGCTTCTGGCCATGTGGTTTGCGCATGAACAAGCGATAGCTTTAGTGCAAGCAAGATCAGTAATGCAAGAGTTTGTCCTGTGTATTGAATATTTTTCATTTTTTCTATAATGTAAATTATTTAAATCTATGCGCTACACTGGTTGAATTTGTTTCCCAGGTGACGCCGTTATCAGGCGAAAATGCCTGGCTCCATAAATAGTTGTCCTTATCTGTTTTAACCCATTTAAACATTACCAATATTGGCTTTCCGTTAAAAACATCCTTACAATAAAACTTACCAACATTTCCTTCAAACGAGCCTACTACAGGCGGATCCATTGTTCCATAATTACTATCGGCCCAATAAAGGCTCCACAATTTTGTTTGTGGATTGAACAACCTTATTGTTATACCTTCATAGGGCTTATTACTAACCGGGTTAAATGCAGACTTATAAATGTCGATATTACCTATTCCGTTTAATATGGTATTATAATCACCTGTCGCTTCAAAAGGTATCCATTCGGTACAATGGTTCAACCTCATTTTAAGCCTTTTATTAACCATGGCCCATTTGCCAACTAAAAAATCAAAATCATTTTTTGATGAAGTTGCTGATGGCGTAATATCGAGCTCTCCTGTGGATGTGATCTTAGCGTTGACCATCGGTTCTTTTGACATATTAGTTTGGGCATAAATGAATGCATACTGAAACGTAAAAAAAATCAGTAAGACAAGGACATTTCTTGCGTATTGGATCTTTTTCATTTGTACTTGGTTTTATGATCGATATTTCTTTTAGTTATTTTTATTTTTTCGGTTCATTCTTTCACCCGCGTGTCCGTCGCTATCCAGTTTGCTTCCCAGGTTTTGCCGCCGTCATTCGAAAAAGACTGTTCAAAATGGCACGAATTGGCAGTAATTTCCGAAATAATAAAACGTACTATAATGGCCCGGCCATTATATTTTTCCTGGTTGTAAAATTCGCCGCACCCATTTTTAAATTCTCCTATAGCTGGCTTGCTCATACAGCCGCTGCTACCGCCCGAAAAATTAAGGCTCCATTGCCTGGACTGTGGATTATACAGACGCAGGCTCAACCCTTCGATGTGCCCGGCAGCGGCATCTACTTCAAGTTCAACCATATTGGCTTTACCATTCCAAACTCTTTTCACCACTGTAGTGCCATTATATTCAACACAGGTAGTATCTCCCGTTAACGGATGCCGCAAGCGTTTTAAGGTGGTTTTCCAGCTGCCGATTTCGAAATCAAAATCATGCTGGCCATCCGGCGCTGTACCGGCGTTACGCGATCTTACTTTTGATGTTTGTGAGAATGCCGGATGAGACTGCGGGAGACGGGCAAATGCACATAGTAGAAAATAGAACCCGATGGGCAGAAGCGCCACTGCTGTCTTCTTCAGACCTTTGACCATAAGGTTCATATGATGTTATTATTAGTAAATTTTTATAAATGGCCTTAGTCGATACGTTCCAGGTTCGCTATAAAATTAATTTCCCAGGTCTTGCCGCCATCATCCGAAAACGCCTGTTCAAAACGGTGTGATGTTGGTGTGATATCCGACCAAACCTGCCGAACCAGGATGATCCTGCCTTTGAATGATTCCTGATCAAAAAACTCGCCCCGCCCGTTCTTGAATTCACCGATCATGGGCGTGTTCATGATGCCATCATTACTGGCGGCTGCATTAAGGCTCCATTGGTGTGACTGTGGGTTGTAAAGAAACAGGAGCAAATCTTCGATATGACCCGAAGAGCCATCGGCTTCAAGCTCCTCAATTTGTGCGCGCCCGCCCCAAACCTTCCGGGCATCCAGCGTGCCTATCATTGGAACCCACGTTGTGGAGCCGGTTAACGGATGCAGGAGGCGTTTTATAGTCGACTTCCATTTACCAAGGTGAAAGTCAAAATCATGCTGACCATCCCGCTGAATATTAATGCCGGCGCTGCCTGAATTTTGCTGTGCAAATAAATTGACGGGTTGCAATATGCAGATCAACTGGCAAATAATACTTATTAAAACTATCCTGTTTATTGTTTTCATATTGATTATTATTTCTTTTTGTTTAAATAGGTTCTCCCCTTGATCATAATTGAGGCTGTTGCTCTATATCAAAAATATTGATAGATTGGCTCTTTAAAAAGAGCCATTTTGATAAATTAAAAAGAGCCAATTTTATGGGAAAAATTACGCCTCAGATATTAGTAACTTTTATCAGTATCAATAAAAACCAGGGTGCAACCATTCATCATCAGCTGTATGAACAATTAAAAAACGGGATATATGATGGTATGCTGCGATCAGGCGAAAGGATGCCCTCCTCGCGCGAAATGAGCACGGAGTTCAAAATTTCCAGAAACGCAGTATTGCAGGTTTTTGAACAATTAACGATGGAGGGTTTTTTTGAGGCGAAAACTGGCTCCGGAACATTTATCAGTAAAAATGCAGATAAACTCTCCCGGTCAAAAAATAAGGCCATATACCCGGTACAAAAATCAGAACATTATATAGCCAGACCACACGGACTCAATGATGCTTTTAAAGACCACGTTAGTGCCCTGGAGCCTCTGCATCCTTTTCAGCCCTCAATCCCCCTCGTATCAGAATTCCCTTTTCCGGCCTGGGCACGCATTAGCGCAGGCGTACATAAAAAGATGGATAAGCTGCATTTAGGCTATGACGATGCCCAGGGATATTGGCCTTTGCGAAAAGCTTTGTGCGATCACCTGCGCATTTCAAGGTCAGTAAACTGCGACCCGGAAAATATGCTCATCGTAAACAGTTCAAGGCAAGCGCTGCATTTAATTGCAGAAATTTTGTTGAAAAATGGCGATCAATGCTGGATGGAAGACCCCGGTTACCCGGGTGCAACGTCAGCCATAAAGCGATTTGGCGGGCAGATATGCCCCATACCAATAATAAATGATGGCATGGACCTTAATTTTGCTGCATATCATTACCCGAAAGCTAAGCTTGCTTACGTGACCCCATCTCACCAGTTTCCAATGGGCAATACCATGGCACTTAGTGAGCGTGTAAAATTATTAAACTGGGCAAAAGACAATCATATGTGGATCATCGAGGATGATTACGATAGCGAATTCAGATACAATAGCCGCCCTATTCCTGCGCTACAGGGCCTGGATACCAACGGAAATGTTATATATATAGGTAATGTAAGTAAAGTTATATTGCCTGCTTTACGTTTGGGTTACATGGTTTTCCCAACTAAAGGTATGGCCAGGCAATTCGCTACAGGAAAATCTGTGATTGAAGGGCAGAGTAATATAATTACCCAGGCTACAATAAGTGAATTTATCACACAAGGGCATTTTAGCCGTCATATCAGGCGGATGAGAATATTATACAAAAAAGCCCAGGACGACCTGGTAAGCCTGATTAACCTGTATTTAAAGAACAGGCTATACCCGGTCCCCGTGGAAGCGGGTATGCATTTTGTTGCATGGCTGCCATCAAATATTAACGCAGCGGTAATAGCGAATGAAGCTTTAAAAGAGGGTTTGATCATACAAACCCTCAATCAGTACAGCATTAAATCTGACAATCAAAATGGATTAATTTTAGGTTTTACAGGTTTCTCATTTGTCGGGATGGAAGCCGCGATACTTATATTGAAACGGGTTTTAGACAGGCATTTTTAATACTCCTGTAAACGAACCCTAACTAAAAAAAGGCAAGCGACTGTTTTATGTGCTTGCCTTTTTGCTGCTGAGGCTGGGCTTGAACCAGTGATCCTCTGATATTAATAGTCGTCCTCTATAATGTATTAATAATAAGTGATTTATATCGTAAAAATATGTGATCAACTTCGGAAAAAGCAGTTTTTGATGACGTGATACAAATGGCCCTCTCAACTCTTGCTTTACATGCGAAAACGCCGCCTTAATGCATGCGGCGTTTTTAAAAGTATTCGTCCTGGGTTCAGCCGCGCAAATTGCTGCAACTTATATCAAGTTTATATATGCAATATGTTACCAGCCGTAAAAGCCCAATTTTCCCAGGCAGTTTCCTTAAAAACCACAAAAACGTCTTTTGGGTCGATAGACAAATCGCCAAGTCCTGAGATTAACGTTTCCAGGAGTTTTCTTTTTATTTTTACGCTTCTGCCTACTGAGAGTAAAATTTCGATCATAATAAATTTTTCTGTTCGTTCTTCGGGCATATCAGGATAGGATCTATCATAAATGAAATCTTCTTCATTCATGTCAAAAAAACGCTGAAAGCGATCCGTTGGCGGAACGCCAACCTCAACCAAAGCTTTTTGGATAACGTCTCCGATTTTGCTTTTTTCTTCTTTTGTTCTTCCTTTTAAGGATGTGATTGTTACTAATGGCATGATATATATATAAATGAAAAATTTTTTTATGTTTTCTTTTCTCAAATGTATCTTAAATTTGGTAAAATCGGTTCAATATCACTTCGCCAGACTACATAAAACCATAAAGCAAGTGTTTCGGCAAATAGTGCAAGC
Protein-coding regions in this window:
- a CDS encoding isocitrate lyase/PEP mutase family protein yields the protein MNNYETFYQLHQQKKPLIIANAWNAKSAQIIEKSGFEVVATSSGAIAASMGYPDGEQMPFAEMLYIISRIKAATGLPLSVDFERGYTDDLTLLNEHVQQLIDIGAVGINMEDNQGEELYLRKLSSIKNYLLKTGQKLFINARTDGFLQNLDSPLETTIRRAELYKDAGADGLFVTGIQDTDLIRQIVLATSLPVNLVGASKQLSIGSLADLGVKRISMAGILFSAGYKKIEGILTTIKAENSLSGLFSAS
- a CDS encoding SRPBCC family protein, whose translation is MKTHNFTTTLLVDQSPKEVFNAVNQPQNWWSGEIEGSPAKLNDEFTYRYKEIHFSKQRVVEMIPDQKVVWLVTDSIINYTEDINEWTGTKISFEITKKDGKTELRFSHIGLVPEIECFDACSGAWTQLVRQGLFSLITTGKGEVILLG
- the pdxR gene encoding MocR-like pyridoxine biosynthesis transcription factor PdxR yields the protein MGKITPQILVTFISINKNQGATIHHQLYEQLKNGIYDGMLRSGERMPSSREMSTEFKISRNAVLQVFEQLTMEGFFEAKTGSGTFISKNADKLSRSKNKAIYPVQKSEHYIARPHGLNDAFKDHVSALEPLHPFQPSIPLVSEFPFPAWARISAGVHKKMDKLHLGYDDAQGYWPLRKALCDHLRISRSVNCDPENMLIVNSSRQALHLIAEILLKNGDQCWMEDPGYPGATSAIKRFGGQICPIPIINDGMDLNFAAYHYPKAKLAYVTPSHQFPMGNTMALSERVKLLNWAKDNHMWIIEDDYDSEFRYNSRPIPALQGLDTNGNVIYIGNVSKVILPALRLGYMVFPTKGMARQFATGKSVIEGQSNIITQATISEFITQGHFSRHIRRMRILYKKAQDDLVSLINLYLKNRLYPVPVEAGMHFVAWLPSNINAAVIANEALKEGLIIQTLNQYSIKSDNQNGLILGFTGFSFVGMEAAILILKRVLDRHF
- a CDS encoding tautomerase family protein, whose product is MPLVTITSLKGRTKEEKSKIGDVIQKALVEVGVPPTDRFQRFFDMNEEDFIYDRSYPDMPEERTEKFIMIEILLSVGRSVKIKRKLLETLISGLGDLSIDPKDVFVVFKETAWENWAFTAGNILHI
- a CDS encoding SRPBCC family protein is translated as MKKMKSTTIVLAAMLFADAANCQTANPQTKNLKQHPMEKQNYTATILVDQDSKTAFDAIKNFRGWWSEEIEGKTDQLGGVFVYHYKDIHLCKLKLIEIIPDKKLVYKVLDNHFSFTKDKSEWIGTKLIFDISSEGGKTKVKFTHEGLVPEYECYKVCYDAWGNYIKHSLYSLIITGKGQPNPKDKDGFNAELAAKWKIN
- a CDS encoding alpha/beta hydrolase, yielding MTENNSPYQSFPGQDPVHVYGSSQFDVPSEISGRTYRIFVFKPDTPPPASGYPVVVATDGNMTFPIMATMSATFALTGVAALVVGVGYPTDDPVSLFSLRYRDQTPPTPLSNIQQRPDLPPVNPDDYGGSESFYRFLVEELRPLIAGCYPVDANNQTLYGHSIAGMFTLGILFNHPGSFRNFVASSPSIWWNKCSVLNDIPDFAYKIEAGEAAPRVLVLVGDKEQDVPATLPPQMTSILMKKMPHVPSPIRNMIARIFVKKKMLEYRMVGNARDVGERLQEIKGTSGYVARFHAFADEDHLTALPASIGRTLSFVLMP